The following coding sequences lie in one Arachis ipaensis cultivar K30076 chromosome B05, Araip1.1, whole genome shotgun sequence genomic window:
- the LOC107640251 gene encoding serine/threonine-protein kinase HSL1 → MEQFRHIGETLGSLKALMVLRDEIQINQRQCCLILEMFSLAFETIAEEIRQNLKLEERSSKWKPLELPLRELCRVFKEAELYIRQCLDSKEWWGKAITMSNNSDCVEFHIHNLLCCFPAVIEAIENAGEACCLDQTEKEKKKVMVSRKYDMEWNDSKLFQWRFGKQYLVSREIISQLENAWKEDRWRLIESLKEKKTTSKKNEQRLAEILLKKLVNGSDSKTNQDLWPIHVLVGAKDYQVRRRLGKGKEYKEVTWLGQSFALRYFNGEKQAYEGEISKLLCLSHPNILQYLCGFYDEEKKEFNLVMELMSKDLWTYMKENSGPRRQILFSIPVVVDLMLQIARGMEYLHSKKIYHGDLNPYGVLLKARNSQEGYFHAKVSGFGLPSLRNRDPAQNPEDLNPSIWYAPEVLHEIEKGGKVSTSCKYSEKADAYSFGMICFELLTGKVPFEDNHLQGERTTQNIKAGERPLFPGRSPKYLVSLIKKCWQTDPSQRPTFSSICRILRYTKKFLSTSTEYYIINPELNNLELQSPPVDCCDIETTFLKNLPEEMAPHVSAVSQIPYQIYAYKVVEKGKISLLNSRDKGSETELPKEDSPQGSDEFSFAFEDDQVSAAEPFQFITSPKSVHGGETPSFFSEAPAKKTVRIKSPVRKLDKLKKDQGAKSMPASRITLKASKAYLASPAASPLHPALRKKPTQVSETERNTSKNNKAVTTTPSTPIRRRKCEGQHVPEFMGSPRVKPRDQSPLMANKLKKTPLTMTPGRMITRTSDAHLILQKRLLMGSSTSKGGRWDHGTEHRTSLSSLALSPLSPYVMRRRRSTATAATSCGHASDSESTCSKHKRESISPFAMSPLSPYASRTTACGHVSD, encoded by the exons ATGGAACAGTTCCGGCACATTGGAGAGACTCTTGGGAGTTTGAAAGCGCTTATGGTATTGCGAGATGAAATTCAAATCAACCAACGGCAGTGCTGTTTGATCCTTGAAATGTTTAGCTTGGCGTTCGAGACGATTGCAGAGGAGATCAGGCAGAATCTGAAGCTGGAAGAGAGAAGCAGCAAATGGAAGCCTCTGGAGTTGCCTCTGAGAGAGCTTTGCAGGGTTTTCAAGGAAGCCGAGTTGTACATCCGGCAATGTTTGGATTCCAAGGAGTGGTGGGGGAAAGCCATCACCATGTCTAACAATTCTGACTGTGTTGAGTTCCATATCCACAATCTCCTTTGCTGTTTCCCGGCCGTGATCGAGGCCATTGAGAATGCAGGGGAGGCCTGTTGTCTTGATCAGAccgagaaggagaagaagaaggtcaTGGTGTCAAGGAAATATGACATGGAATGGAATGATTCCAAGCTTTTCCAATGGAGATTTGGGAAGCAGTACTTGGTCTCTCGGGAGATCATCAGCCAGTTGGAGAATGCATGGAAGGAAGATAGGTGGAGGCTTATAGAATCACTCAAGGAGAAGAAAACTACGTCGAAGAAGAACGAGCAGCGCCTCGCCGAGATACTCTTGAAGAAGCTTGTAAATGGATCTGACAGCAAAACGAATCAAGATCTTTGGCCGATCCACGTTCTCGTGGGAGCCAAGGATTACCAAGTGAGGCGAAGATTGGGAAAGGGGAAGGAGTATAAGGAAGTGACTTGGCTTGGACAGAGTTTTGCATTGAGGTACTTCAATGGAGAGAAGCAAGCCTATGAAGGTGAGATTTCAAAATTGTTATGTCTTTCTCACCCCAACATATTGCAATACCTTTGTGGATTCTACGATGAGGAGAAGAAAGAGTTTAATCTTGTGATGGAGTTGATGAGCAAGGATTTGTGGACCTACATGAAGGAGAATAGCGGTCCAAGGAGGCAGATCTTGTTCTCAATTCCAGTTGTGGTGGATCTCATGCTTCAAATTGCAAGAGGCATGGAGTATCTCCACTCCAAGAAAATCTACCATGGAGATCTTAACCCTTACGGTGTTCTACTCAAAGCAAGGAACTCCCAAGAAGGTTACTTCCATGCAAAAGTCTCAGGATTTGGCCTTCCTTCCCTGAGGAACCGCGATCCAGCACAGAACCCCGAGGACCTGAACCCTAGCATATGGTATGCTCCGGAAGTACTGCACGAGATAGAAAAAGGAGGGAAGGTTTCTACCTCGTGCAAGTACTCGGAGAAAGCAGATGCATACAGCTTTGGAATGATTTGCTTTGAGTTGCTGACAGGGAAAGTCCCTTTCGAAGATAACCACCTGCAAGGGGAGAGAACCACACAGAACATCAAAGCAGGGGAGAGGCCTCTCTTCCCTGGTCGCTCCCCAAAATACCTTGTTAGCTTAATCAAGAAGTGTTGGCAAACCGATCCTTCACAGCGTCCTACTTTCTCTTCTATTTGTAGGATCTTGCGTTACACCAAGAAGTTCCTCTCCACCAGTACTGAGTACTATATCATTAATCCCGAACTTAACAACCTTGAGCTTCAATCTCCACCTGTTGATTGCTGCGATATAGAGACCACTTTCCTTAAGAATCTACCGGAGGAGATGGCGCCACATGTTTCCGCTGTTTCTCAAATCCCTTACCAGATCTATGCTTACAAGGTTGTGGAGAAAGGCAAGATCAGCCTCTTGAATTCAAGAGATAAAGGCAGCGAGACAGAGTTGCCAAAGGAAGATTCTCCTCAAGGAAGCGATGAATTCAGCTTCGCTTTTGAAGATGATCAAGTTTCCGCGGCTGAACCCTTTCAGTTTATAACTTCTCCCAAGTCAGTTCATGGCGGCGAAACACCGTCTTTTTTCTCCGAAGCACCGGCGAAGAAGACTGTTAGAATAAAGAGCCCAGTGCGAAAACTTGACAAGCTCAAGAAAGACCAAG GAGCGAAATCAATGCCGGCATCTCGCATTACTTTAAAGGCAAGTAAGGCATATCTGGCGTCACCGGCAGCTAGTCCATTGCACCCTGCACTCAGAAAAAAACCAACACAAGTCTCAGAGACAGAGCGCAACACTTCTAAGAACAACAAAGCTGTGACCACTACTCCTTCGACCCCAATAAGGAGAAGAAAATGCGAAGGGCAACACGTGCCAGAATTCATGGGAAGCCCGAGGGTGAAACCAAGGGATCAGTCACCATTAATGGCTAACAAGCTGAAGAAGACACCGCTGACAATGACCCCAGGAAGGATGATCACACGTACAAGCGACGCGCATTTGATACTGCAGAAGAGGCTCTTGATGGGTTCAAGCACAAGCAAAGGAGGAAGATGGGACCATGGAACTGAACACAGGACATCGCTGTCATCATTGGCATTGAGTCCTTTGAGTCCATAtgtgatgagaagaagaagatcaACGGCGACAGCAGCAACATCATGTGGCCACGCCTCTGACTCAGAGAGCACTTGTTCTAAGCACAAAAGAGAGAGCATATCACCATTCGCAATGAGTCCTTTGAGCCCCTACGCTTCCAGAACAACAGCCTGTGGCCATGTCTCCGATTAA